From the Opitutia bacterium genome, one window contains:
- a CDS encoding hemolysin III family protein translates to MHPESESTAAESGHVHDHEELSLPLFAFTVLATLGAFGAILWLAAPAVWDLQWLAPAWKFGAAFALISLVNCFMEFFFHRYVLHLPAIPFLSRLYRQHTLHHALTRITRRPARDGRGILFIENKFPITEPEQTEASFFPWYSLTVFAALLSPLFALLQWLAPSFPWFAGGYAAIASSLVLYEVLHAINHWPFETWAPLITHRRWGWFWQPVYAFHLRHHAVTDCNESVSGFFGLPVADWVFGTCVIPQTVYAEGEEATPEKFASPQPCRPIRALDAWAQTSIQRRRADASDGATAESADSRVYTRGEEIAHWVTHGIGLAVSVAALTLLIVFSSLRGSAWEVVSFTIFGLTLLGLSTVAVLRQAFRNGRAKELFRRLDQPAIFVFIAGTYTPFLFSNLRGGTGWLFVGAIWGLCGAAAVYSLVFGARHRLVTIVAGLFVSWTILVAMGGVIATLPPAALWLLVAGAACYGVGAVFYFWQRLRFHRATWHALVLGGSTCHLLTAILFLLPVTR, encoded by the coding sequence ATGCATCCCGAGTCCGAATCCACCGCGGCCGAATCCGGCCATGTCCACGATCACGAAGAGCTTTCGCTGCCCTTGTTCGCGTTCACCGTTTTGGCGACGCTGGGCGCGTTCGGTGCGATTCTGTGGCTCGCCGCTCCCGCGGTGTGGGACCTCCAGTGGCTCGCGCCCGCGTGGAAGTTCGGCGCGGCGTTCGCGCTCATCAGTCTCGTGAACTGCTTCATGGAGTTTTTCTTCCATCGCTACGTGCTGCACCTGCCGGCGATCCCGTTTCTGAGCCGCCTCTATCGTCAGCACACGCTGCATCATGCGTTGACGCGAATCACACGCCGGCCCGCGCGCGACGGGCGCGGAATTCTCTTCATCGAAAACAAATTTCCGATCACAGAGCCCGAGCAGACCGAGGCGTCGTTTTTCCCCTGGTATTCGCTGACCGTGTTCGCGGCGCTGCTCTCGCCGCTCTTCGCGCTGCTGCAATGGCTCGCGCCGTCGTTTCCGTGGTTTGCGGGCGGCTACGCGGCGATCGCTTCCTCGCTCGTGCTCTACGAGGTGTTGCACGCGATCAACCACTGGCCGTTCGAGACGTGGGCGCCGCTCATCACGCATCGGCGCTGGGGCTGGTTCTGGCAGCCGGTGTATGCGTTTCACTTGCGGCACCACGCGGTGACGGATTGCAACGAGTCCGTCTCGGGATTTTTCGGCCTGCCGGTGGCGGATTGGGTGTTCGGGACGTGCGTGATTCCGCAGACCGTCTACGCGGAGGGCGAGGAGGCGACGCCGGAAAAATTCGCCAGCCCGCAGCCGTGCCGACCCATCCGGGCGCTCGACGCGTGGGCCCAAACGTCCATCCAGCGCCGGCGCGCCGATGCCTCGGACGGTGCGACGGCGGAGAGCGCCGACTCGCGCGTCTATACGCGCGGCGAGGAAATTGCGCACTGGGTGACCCACGGAATCGGGCTCGCGGTGAGCGTCGCAGCGCTGACGCTGCTCATCGTTTTCTCGAGCCTGCGCGGCAGCGCTTGGGAAGTGGTCAGCTTCACGATCTTCGGCCTGACGCTGCTCGGGCTGAGCACCGTGGCGGTGTTGCGGCAGGCGTTCCGGAACGGACGGGCCAAGGAGCTGTTCCGCCGCCTAGACCAGCCCGCGATCTTCGTGTTCATCGCTGGCACCTACACGCCGTTCCTTTTCTCGAATTTGCGCGGCGGAACCGGCTGGTTGTTCGTCGGTGCGATTTGGGGACTCTGCGGCGCGGCGGCGGTTTACAGCTTGGTGTTCGGTGCGCGGCATCGGCTCGTCACGATCGTGGCCGGGCTGTTTGTGAGCTGGACGATCCTGGTCGCGATGGGCGGCGTGATCGCGACGCTGCCGCCGGCGGCACTGTGGCTGCTCGTTGCGGGCGCCGCGTGCTACGGAGTCGGCGCGGTCTTCTATTTCTGGCAACGGCTGCGCTTCCACCGCGCCACCTGGCACGCGCTCGTGCTCGGCGGCAGCACGTGCCACTTGCTCACCGCGATTCTGTTCCTGCTGCCGGTGACGCGCTAG
- a CDS encoding ABC transporter permease produces MLARLRQALFIPESGLLLVVFVLGAALWFFSGTVRTPLFEIGPDGTRQRVFTTNDAGERVPAFIERNKFLNAQNLAQLAKDTSFIAIMAVGMSVVIIAGGIDLSVGSIYALASVLGALAFQQFGPDGAHAGSSPFASVLLGSLACVGTAALCGLANGGLIVALRVHPFIITLGAMAILRGIAFVVTRGQSVGGFPPAFRDLVRFEIGNGLSIVPLAVMVLVLVAGWIFLGRLAAGRRVYAVGGNELAARFSGIRVERVKIGVYLLSGLCAGIAALLSIGYYGAATSGDGQGYELNVIAAAVVGGASLTGGKGTALGAVLGALVIQMISSGIVILGIDQNYSQIIIGVVVVAAVVLDNVNNWLARRRQARAAA; encoded by the coding sequence ATGCTTGCCCGCCTGCGCCAAGCTCTGTTCATCCCCGAAAGCGGCCTGCTGCTCGTCGTGTTCGTGCTCGGCGCCGCATTGTGGTTCTTCAGCGGCACCGTCCGCACGCCGCTCTTCGAGATTGGCCCTGACGGCACGCGGCAACGCGTCTTCACCACCAACGACGCCGGCGAGCGCGTCCCCGCCTTCATCGAGCGCAACAAATTCCTCAACGCCCAGAACCTCGCGCAACTCGCCAAGGACACCAGCTTCATCGCCATCATGGCGGTGGGCATGTCGGTCGTGATCATCGCCGGCGGCATCGACCTGTCCGTCGGCTCGATCTACGCGCTCGCCTCGGTGCTCGGCGCTCTGGCGTTCCAGCAATTCGGCCCGGATGGCGCGCACGCCGGCTCGTCGCCTTTCGCCAGCGTGCTGCTCGGCTCGCTCGCGTGCGTCGGCACCGCCGCGTTGTGCGGACTCGCCAACGGCGGACTGATCGTCGCGCTGCGCGTGCATCCGTTCATCATCACGCTGGGCGCGATGGCGATCCTGCGCGGCATCGCGTTCGTCGTGACGCGCGGGCAATCCGTCGGCGGATTTCCACCGGCTTTCCGCGACCTCGTGCGCTTCGAAATCGGCAACGGCCTGAGCATCGTGCCGCTCGCGGTGATGGTGCTGGTGCTCGTCGCCGGCTGGATTTTCCTCGGCCGCCTCGCCGCCGGCCGTCGCGTCTACGCCGTCGGCGGCAACGAGCTCGCGGCACGGTTCTCCGGCATCCGCGTCGAGCGCGTGAAGATCGGCGTCTACCTGCTCTCGGGCCTGTGCGCCGGCATCGCCGCGCTGCTCTCCATCGGCTACTACGGCGCCGCCACCTCGGGCGACGGCCAAGGCTACGAATTGAACGTCATTGCCGCCGCCGTCGTCGGCGGCGCCAGCCTCACCGGCGGCAAGGGCACCGCGCTCGGCGCCGTGCTCGGCGCGCTCGTCATCCAGATGATTTCCTCCGGCATCGTCATCCTCGGCATCGACCAGAACTACAGCCAGATCATCATCGGCGTGGTCGTGGTCGCCGCCGTGGTGCTCGACAACGTCAACAACTGGCTCGCGCGCCGCCGGCAGGCGCGGGCGGCTGCCTGA
- a CDS encoding substrate-binding domain-containing protein codes for MKLPSTFLFASLLAVAASAAPRTITLGLVAKSQGNPVFQAARVGAEDAAVDLGKKLGLTIKIDWRTPNEEDAQKQAEAIEQLVLAGAEGIAVSCSDANKLTDAINSAVSNGVPIVTFDSDAPNSKRFATYGVDDLDCGKQTMEELARVLGGKGIVAVLAGNQNAPNLQRRVAGVREAAKKYPGITIRDVYYHKETPQDAAAKVEQVMQANPDITGWAMIGGWALFTENALKWQPGTVQCVSVDALPAQLNYIRSGHVPVLLGQQCYQWGYRSVALLIDKIVLKKDPPAVKEVSALVPVSKDNLDDYAKNWAKWLRK; via the coding sequence ATGAAGCTACCCTCCACGTTCCTGTTCGCCTCATTGCTCGCCGTCGCCGCGAGCGCTGCCCCGCGCACCATCACCCTCGGCCTCGTCGCCAAATCGCAGGGCAACCCTGTCTTCCAAGCCGCCCGCGTCGGCGCGGAGGACGCCGCCGTTGATCTCGGCAAAAAGCTCGGCCTGACCATCAAAATCGACTGGCGCACGCCCAACGAAGAGGACGCCCAGAAGCAGGCCGAAGCCATCGAGCAGCTCGTCCTCGCTGGCGCCGAAGGCATCGCGGTTTCCTGCTCCGACGCCAACAAGCTCACCGACGCCATCAACTCCGCCGTGAGCAACGGCGTGCCGATCGTCACCTTCGACTCCGACGCGCCGAACTCGAAGCGCTTCGCCACCTACGGCGTCGACGACCTCGATTGCGGCAAACAGACGATGGAGGAACTCGCGCGCGTTCTCGGCGGCAAGGGCATCGTCGCCGTCCTCGCCGGCAACCAGAACGCCCCGAACCTCCAGCGCCGCGTCGCCGGCGTCCGCGAAGCCGCAAAGAAGTATCCGGGCATCACGATCCGCGACGTCTATTACCACAAGGAAACCCCGCAGGACGCCGCCGCCAAGGTCGAGCAGGTCATGCAAGCCAACCCCGACATCACCGGCTGGGCGATGATCGGCGGCTGGGCGCTGTTCACCGAGAACGCCCTCAAGTGGCAGCCCGGCACCGTGCAATGCGTCTCGGTCGACGCGCTCCCCGCGCAGCTCAATTACATCCGCTCCGGCCACGTCCCGGTGCTCCTCGGCCAGCAATGCTACCAGTGGGGCTACCGCTCCGTCGCGCTGCTAATCGACAAGATCGTCCTCAAGAAGGACCCGCCCGCGGTGAAGGAAGTGAGCGCGCTGGTCCCGGTGTCGAAGGACAACCTCGACGACTACGCGAAGAACTGGGCGAAGTGGCTCCGGAAGTGA
- a CDS encoding sugar ABC transporter ATP-binding protein has protein sequence MTGSAPRLLALPFRRFTPVAYLEFQGITKRFPGVRALDGVSLAIERGTCHALIGENGAGKSTLGKILAGVYTADEGEIHLEGRVIAPDSPLAARALGIAMVHQELAFCPNLSIAENLCLGDLPRNRLGWVDRAALRARARTMLESIHADLDPDRLIGTLSTGQEQLVQIAAAVGTGAQIIVMDEPTSSLSAGETKELFALVRKLKARGLTLIYVSHRMEELFALCDNISVLRDGRHVATGRIADTTPQQVVTQMIGRELLVQEPKHLHKARGPRRLAVERLAHPSRFRDVSFELHAGEIVGLAGLVGAGRSEVAQALLGLDPDATGRLRIGENEIEVGSIDASLRAGLGLLPEDRKRQGLVLGLNCRENNSLASLPALSRAGWMRASEERSVAQRFAKRLNLKAPSIETGVGTLSGGNQQKVALAKWLTRDCSVLIVDEPTRGIDVGAKAEIYQLLDALASEGKAILMISSELPELIGLCGRILVMRGGQLVGEVPRAEFSEARLMQLMAGVAAA, from the coding sequence CTGACAGGTAGCGCGCCGCGCCTTCTCGCGTTACCCTTCCGCCGCTTCACCCCCGTGGCCTACCTCGAGTTCCAAGGCATCACGAAACGCTTCCCCGGCGTCCGCGCGCTTGACGGCGTCAGTCTCGCGATCGAACGCGGCACGTGCCACGCGCTCATCGGCGAGAACGGCGCCGGCAAAAGCACGCTCGGGAAGATCCTCGCCGGCGTCTACACCGCCGACGAAGGCGAAATTCACCTCGAGGGCCGCGTCATCGCTCCCGACTCGCCGCTCGCCGCGCGCGCGCTCGGCATCGCGATGGTCCACCAGGAACTCGCGTTCTGCCCGAACCTTTCCATCGCCGAAAATCTCTGCCTCGGCGACCTGCCGCGCAACCGCCTCGGCTGGGTCGACCGCGCCGCCCTCCGCGCCCGCGCGCGCACGATGCTCGAGTCGATTCACGCCGACCTCGATCCCGACCGCCTGATCGGCACACTCTCCACCGGGCAGGAGCAACTCGTGCAGATCGCCGCCGCCGTCGGCACCGGCGCGCAGATCATCGTCATGGACGAGCCGACCAGCTCGCTCTCCGCCGGCGAAACGAAGGAGCTCTTTGCCCTCGTGCGAAAGCTGAAGGCGCGCGGCCTCACGCTGATCTACGTCTCGCACCGCATGGAGGAGCTGTTCGCGCTGTGCGACAACATCTCCGTCCTCCGCGACGGCCGTCACGTCGCCACCGGACGCATCGCCGACACGACGCCGCAGCAAGTCGTCACGCAGATGATCGGCCGCGAATTGCTCGTGCAGGAGCCGAAACACCTTCACAAAGCCCGCGGTCCGCGCCGCCTCGCCGTCGAGCGGCTCGCGCATCCGTCGCGCTTTCGCGACGTCAGTTTCGAGCTCCACGCCGGCGAAATCGTCGGCCTCGCCGGGCTCGTCGGCGCCGGTCGCAGCGAAGTTGCCCAGGCGCTGCTCGGCCTCGATCCCGACGCCACCGGCCGCCTGCGCATAGGCGAAAACGAAATCGAAGTCGGTTCGATCGATGCCTCGCTCCGCGCCGGGCTCGGACTGCTGCCCGAAGACCGCAAGCGCCAGGGCCTCGTGCTCGGCCTGAATTGCCGCGAGAACAACTCGCTCGCTTCCCTGCCCGCCCTCAGCCGCGCCGGCTGGATGCGCGCCAGCGAGGAACGCAGCGTCGCCCAGCGTTTCGCGAAACGGCTCAATCTGAAGGCGCCGTCGATCGAGACCGGCGTCGGCACGCTCAGCGGCGGCAACCAGCAGAAGGTCGCGCTCGCGAAGTGGCTCACGCGCGATTGCTCCGTGTTGATCGTCGACGAGCCGACGCGCGGCATCGACGTGGGCGCCAAGGCCGAGATTTACCAGCTGCTCGACGCGCTCGCGAGCGAGGGCAAAGCGATCCTGATGATCTCCTCGGAACTGCCGGAACTGATCGGCCTCTGCGGACGTATCCTCGTGATGCGCGGCGGCCAGCTCGTCGGCGAAGTGCCGCGCGCGGAGTTCAGCGAGGCGCGGCTGATGCAGCTCATGGCCGGCGTCGCCGCCGCCTGA
- a CDS encoding Gfo/Idh/MocA family oxidoreductase translates to MKKLGLGVLGLGEGRSIISAGLHSELWDVVALCDLNDALGRERCAEFQLPLDKYTHDYAALLGNPAVDVVGIYTPDHLHADHVIAALRTGKHVVCTKPFLHDLSRAPEVRAAAAASGKRVMVGQSSRFFAPFTRQREHFEAGKFGPLNSVEAYYNADHRWFLAKGWAKTDAFKWLYGGLSHPVDFIRWYLPDIEEVMGYSRLSENGAKLGLVHADTFHFIYKARSGPIARVSGTYTSPVTPNSRDSNMSCVLRGALGAGQADYYELRYAWKTDTQSVVETFEDKDDYYFRFGGHSHHAGEYQNYIEYFARSLADGRKPTPDVDEGIVTVALMQAMEESCASGRPVKLRDVLARHGLEALTP, encoded by the coding sequence ATGAAAAAACTCGGACTCGGTGTTCTCGGCCTCGGTGAAGGTCGCAGCATCATTTCGGCGGGCCTGCACAGCGAACTGTGGGACGTCGTCGCGCTGTGCGATCTGAACGACGCGCTCGGCCGCGAGCGTTGCGCCGAGTTTCAGCTGCCGCTCGATAAATACACGCACGACTACGCGGCGCTGTTGGGGAATCCCGCCGTCGACGTGGTCGGCATCTACACGCCGGATCACCTGCACGCCGACCACGTCATCGCCGCGCTGCGCACCGGCAAACACGTGGTCTGCACGAAGCCGTTCCTCCACGACCTGAGTCGCGCCCCCGAAGTGCGCGCCGCGGCCGCCGCTTCCGGCAAGCGCGTGATGGTCGGCCAGAGTTCGCGCTTCTTCGCGCCGTTCACGCGCCAGCGCGAGCACTTCGAGGCGGGAAAATTCGGCCCGCTCAACTCCGTCGAAGCCTACTACAACGCGGACCACCGCTGGTTTCTCGCCAAGGGCTGGGCCAAGACCGACGCCTTCAAGTGGCTCTACGGCGGCCTGAGTCATCCGGTGGATTTCATCCGCTGGTATCTGCCGGATATCGAGGAAGTCATGGGCTACTCGCGCCTGAGCGAAAACGGCGCGAAGCTCGGGCTCGTCCACGCGGACACGTTCCACTTCATCTACAAGGCCCGCTCCGGTCCGATCGCGCGCGTCAGCGGCACCTACACGAGCCCGGTCACGCCGAACTCACGCGACAGCAACATGAGCTGCGTGCTGCGCGGCGCGCTCGGCGCCGGCCAGGCCGACTACTACGAGTTGCGCTACGCGTGGAAGACCGACACGCAGTCCGTCGTCGAAACGTTCGAGGACAAGGACGACTACTATTTCCGCTTCGGCGGCCACTCGCACCACGCCGGCGAATACCAGAACTACATCGAGTATTTCGCGCGCTCCCTCGCCGACGGCCGCAAGCCCACGCCCGACGTCGACGAAGGCATCGTCACCGTCGCGCTGATGCAGGCCATGGAGGAATCCTGCGCGAGCGGCCGGCCGGTGAAGCTGCGCGACGTGCTCGCGCGCCATGGCCTCGAAGCGCTGACGCCGTAG
- a CDS encoding MFS transporter — protein sequence MSTTSASTRFSYAASDVAGQLLFCWIMWYLPYFYTDTYGIPAATVGTILLVARWVDAIDAPIWGIIFDRTNSRWGKSRPWFLWLSGPFAVFGVLTFLTPELSYGAKVAYAAITYIVSNVLYTGINTPVTSILSALTPDPHERVTLTMFRMVGSKLGVLIVNLTGLELVRVLGGGDDRRGYMLAVPIFAAVSLALFLTAFRNLRETVPVESTPVPLRGTFGALRGNWPWFIIFASSFLFWIGFISRVTVAPHFLEYVLHRPDLLKLANGLDFASLGTALLLPWFCRRVSKTTVWALGLAGMIVGQLVVYAGLRSGASISLVLTGWTIGFVASGAAMAMPFSVLSDSVDYGEWKTGIRAAGLLTAVGAAFCLKAGAGLGGALPMWLLDAAGYVPKAAQTSAALHAITFGVVWLPTLAFALALVPVLFYGRFERLEPQIAADLARRRTAGSR from the coding sequence TTGAGCACGACCTCCGCCTCCACGCGGTTCAGCTACGCCGCCAGCGACGTCGCCGGACAGCTGCTGTTCTGTTGGATCATGTGGTATCTGCCGTATTTCTATACGGACACCTACGGCATTCCGGCGGCGACCGTCGGCACGATCCTGCTCGTCGCGCGCTGGGTCGACGCGATCGACGCGCCGATCTGGGGAATCATCTTCGATCGCACGAACAGCCGCTGGGGCAAAAGCCGCCCGTGGTTCCTGTGGCTGTCGGGACCGTTCGCGGTGTTCGGCGTGCTGACGTTCCTCACGCCCGAACTGAGCTACGGCGCCAAGGTCGCCTACGCCGCGATCACCTACATCGTGAGCAACGTCCTCTACACCGGCATCAACACGCCCGTGACGTCGATTCTCTCCGCGCTGACGCCCGATCCGCACGAGCGCGTCACGCTGACGATGTTCCGCATGGTTGGCTCCAAGCTCGGCGTGCTCATCGTCAATCTCACGGGGCTCGAACTCGTGCGCGTGCTCGGCGGTGGCGACGATCGCCGTGGCTACATGCTGGCCGTGCCGATTTTCGCCGCGGTATCGCTGGCGCTGTTTCTCACGGCATTTCGCAATCTTCGGGAAACGGTGCCGGTCGAATCGACGCCGGTGCCGTTGCGCGGCACCTTCGGCGCGCTGCGCGGGAACTGGCCGTGGTTCATCATTTTCGCCAGCAGCTTCCTCTTCTGGATCGGCTTCATCTCGCGCGTCACGGTCGCGCCGCACTTTCTAGAATACGTGCTGCATCGTCCGGACCTGCTGAAACTCGCCAACGGCTTGGACTTCGCCTCGCTCGGCACCGCGTTGCTGTTGCCGTGGTTTTGCCGGCGCGTTTCCAAGACCACGGTGTGGGCGCTCGGGTTAGCCGGCATGATCGTCGGCCAACTCGTCGTCTACGCCGGTCTGCGCAGCGGCGCATCGATCTCGCTCGTGCTGACCGGCTGGACGATCGGTTTCGTCGCCAGCGGCGCCGCGATGGCGATGCCGTTTTCCGTCCTCTCGGACAGCGTCGACTACGGCGAATGGAAAACCGGCATCCGCGCCGCGGGACTCCTCACCGCGGTCGGTGCCGCATTCTGCCTGAAAGCGGGTGCGGGCCTCGGCGGCGCGCTCCCGATGTGGCTGCTCGACGCGGCGGGTTATGTGCCGAAAGCCGCACAAACCTCCGCCGCCCTTCACGCGATCACGTTCGGCGTCGTCTGGCTGCCCACGCTCGCCTTCGCCCTCGCGCTCGTGCCGGTGCTGTTCTACGGCCGCTTCGAACGCCTCGAACCGCAGATCGCGGCCGATCTCGCGCGTCGCCGCACCGCAGGCTCACGCTGA
- a CDS encoding lasso peptide biosynthesis B2 protein: protein MNSLAKLLRRDRHDWLLAFEAFAFLCAAKIVVLLVPFRRYAARLGRSEHETTPTISPADRRVAVKISWAVQAVARHVPLGFVCLPQALAAQRMLRRRRLSNTLYFGVALLAEKRDDMMAHAWIRTGDKIVTGEREAAAHVVVARFADEAR from the coding sequence ATGAATTCCCTGGCCAAACTCCTCCGCCGCGACCGCCACGACTGGCTGCTCGCGTTCGAGGCGTTCGCCTTTCTGTGTGCCGCGAAGATTGTCGTGCTCCTCGTGCCGTTTCGCCGCTACGCGGCGCGACTGGGCCGCAGCGAGCACGAGACGACGCCCACGATTTCCCCGGCTGATCGCCGCGTGGCAGTCAAAATTTCGTGGGCGGTGCAGGCTGTGGCGCGGCACGTGCCGCTCGGTTTCGTCTGCCTGCCGCAGGCTCTCGCGGCGCAACGCATGCTCCGCCGCCGGCGTTTGTCGAACACGCTCTACTTCGGCGTGGCGCTGCTCGCCGAGAAGCGCGACGACATGATGGCACATGCGTGGATCCGCACCGGCGACAAGATCGTCACCGGCGAACGCGAGGCCGCCGCCCACGTCGTGGTCGCAAGGTTCGCCGACGAAGCGCGCTAA
- a CDS encoding PqqD family protein, with amino-acid sequence MLEDTAVFQRARAIERMQVDRAAVLVNRGEQAYFGVNAVGARIWALLEEPRSVPDLVRILTREFAIDDAACREATEAFLRQLLARQLIERSP; translated from the coding sequence ATGCTCGAGGACACCGCGGTGTTCCAGCGCGCGCGGGCGATCGAGCGCATGCAAGTCGATCGCGCGGCGGTGCTGGTGAATCGCGGCGAGCAGGCCTACTTCGGCGTCAACGCCGTGGGCGCACGCATCTGGGCCCTTCTGGAGGAGCCGCGCAGCGTGCCGGATCTCGTCCGCATTCTCACTCGCGAGTTCGCCATCGACGACGCGGCGTGTCGCGAGGCGACCGAGGCGTTCCTGCGCCAGCTGCTCGCGCGTCAACTCATCGAACGCAGCCCCTGA
- a CDS encoding PqqD family protein, whose amino-acid sequence MSPQTVLSRNPETIATEIDGEVVLMSLTTGRTFGLDKRGSAIWALIEQPRTVAAVVAELIKAYNVTAEQCQADVMTFVGKLVEAQLASVKDPVAST is encoded by the coding sequence ATGTCGCCCCAAACCGTGCTCTCCCGGAATCCCGAAACCATCGCCACCGAGATCGACGGTGAAGTGGTGCTGATGAGTCTGACCACCGGCCGAACCTTCGGCCTCGACAAGCGCGGCAGCGCGATCTGGGCGCTGATCGAGCAGCCGCGGACCGTGGCCGCCGTGGTGGCGGAGTTGATCAAGGCTTACAACGTCACGGCCGAGCAATGCCAGGCGGACGTGATGACCTTCGTCGGCAAGCTCGTCGAAGCGCAACTCGCCTCGGTGAAGGATCCCGTTGCCTCGACCTGA